The following are encoded in a window of Panicum virgatum strain AP13 chromosome 5N, P.virgatum_v5, whole genome shotgun sequence genomic DNA:
- the LOC120672635 gene encoding probable serine/threonine-protein kinase At1g54610 isoform X1 — MGCVFGRAAASSPAAPTRKRGKERASPQPTAAAEAGSPSTAADGGGRPRRRLGGRRAAGPRQGCVPAAAAAEQLAAGWPPWLVVVAGEALRGWAPRRADTFEKLNKIGSGTYSNVYRARDTVSGRIVALKKVRFDNLEPESVKFMAREILILRRLDHPNVIKLEGLVTSRMSCSLYLVFEYMEHDLAGLAASPDIKFTLPQIKCYMQQLLSGLEHCHDNNVLHRDIKGSNLLLDNNGILKIADFGLATFFDPRHKQPMTSRVVTLWYRPPELLLGATDYGVDIDLWSAGCILAELLNGKPIMPGRTEVEQLHKIFKLCGSPSEEYWKKSKLPHATIFKPQQPYKCCIRETFKDFPASALPLVETLLAIDPAERQTATAALHSDFFSTEPYACDPSSLPTYPPSKEMDAKLRDEEARRLRAAAKAKGEAKRTRPRDRSHRARPAPEANAEIQANLDQRRRMITHANAKSKSEKFPPPHQDGAMGNPLGSCRRMEPMFEHQDASFSTVVPIEKGTSQTWSGPLFDPSALGQSRRKKQTTLDAKAAAYSKQLQKEKAGIRAR; from the exons ATGGGCTGCGTCTTCGGCCGCGCGGCCGCGTCGTCCCCCGCGGCGCCGACGAGGAAGAGGGGCAAGGAGAGGGCGTCCCCGcagcccacggcggcggccgaggccggGTCGCCCTCCACGGCCGCCGACGGGGGCGggagaccgcggcggcggctcgggggCCGCAGGGCGGCGGGGCCAAGGCAGGGGTGcgtccccgcggccgccgcggcggagcagctcGCCGCGGGCTGGCCGCCatggctcgtcgtcgtcgcgggGGAGGCCCTCCGCGGGtgggccccgcgccgcgccgacaCCTTCGAGAAGCTCAATAAG ATTGGATCGGGCACGTACAGCAACGTGTACCGCGCGAGGGACACCGTCTCCGGCCGCATCGTGGCTCTTAAGAAGGTTCGGTTCGACAACCTCGAGCCGGAGAGCGTCAAGTTCATGGCCAGGGAGATACTGATCCTGAGGAGGCTCGATCACCCCAATGTGATCAAATTGGAGGGCTTGGTCACTTCCAGGATGTCATGTAGCCTGTACCTTGTCTTCGAGTACATGGAGCATGACCTTGCTGGGCTCGCAGCAAGCCCTGATATCAAATTCACGTTGCCTCAG ATAAAATGTTACATGCAGCAGCTGTTATCAGGGCTTGAGCATTGTCATGACAACAATGTATTGCACCGGGATATCAAGGGGTCAAACTTGCTGTTGGATAATAATGGGATTCTTAAGATTGCGGATTTTGGGCTGGCAACATTCTTTGACCCGCGGCACAAGCAGCCAATGACAAGCCGGGTGGTCACGCTATGGTATCGGCCGCCAGAATTGTTACTTGGCGCAACTGATTATGGTGTAGACATTGATTTGTGGAGTGCTGGGTGCATTCTGGCAGAGCTCTTAAATGGGAAGCCCATAATGCCTGGACGCACTGAG GTGGAGCAGTTGCACAAGATTTTTAAGCTATGTGGCTCCCCTTCAGAGGAGTATTGGAAGAAGTCTAAACTACCACATGCAACGATATTCAAACCCCAGCAGCCCTATAAATGTTGCATCAGGGAGACATTTAAAGATTTTCCTGCATCGGCTCTGCCATTGGTTGAAACTTTGCTTGCAATTGATCCAGCTGAGCGTCAAACTGCGACAGCTGCATTGCACAGTGAT TTTTTTTCAACCGAGCCTTATGCTTGTGATCCTTCAAGCCTGCCAACTTATCCTCCAAGCAAGGAGATGGATGCCAAGTTGAGAGATGAGGAAGCTAGAAG GCTACGAGCTGCTGCAAAGGCTAAAGGAGAAGCAAAAAGGACGCGACCACGTGATCGATCTCATAGGGCTAGACCAGCACCAGAAGCTAATGCAGAGATTCAAGCAAACTTAGAC CAGAGGCGACGGATGATAACCCATGCCAATGCAAAGAGCAAAAGTGAGAAGTTCCCTCCGCCACATCAGGATGGAGCAATGGGTAATCCGCTGGGATCCTGTCGTCGTATGGAGCCTATGTTCGAGCACCAGGACGCTTCCTTCAGTACAGTAGTCCCCATTGAGAAGGGGACCTCACAAACATGGTCGGGACCCTTGTTTGATCCATCGGCTCTTGGGCAATCGAGACGGAAGAAGCAGACAACCCTAGATGCTAAGGCTGCAGCTTACTCAAAGCAGCTCCAAAAAGAAAAGGCAGGGATACGAGCCAGATAA
- the LOC120672635 gene encoding probable serine/threonine-protein kinase At1g54610 isoform X2, which translates to MGCVFGRAAASSPAAPTRKRGKERASPQPTAAAEAGSPSTAADGGGRPRRRLGGRRAAGPRQGCVPAAAAAEQLAAGWPPWLVVVAGEALRGWAPRRADTFEKLNKIGSGTYSNVYRARDTVSGRIVALKKVRFDNLEPESVKFMAREILILRRLDHPNVIKLEGLVTSRMSCSLYLVFEYMEHDLAGLAASPDIKFTLPQIKCYMQQLLSGLEHCHDNNVLHRDIKGSNLLLDNNGILKIADFGLATFFDPRHKQPMTSRVVTLWYRPPELLLGATDYGVDIDLWSAGCILAELLNGKPIMPGRTEVEQLHKIFKLCGSPSEEYWKKSKLPHATIFKPQQPYKCCIRETFKDFPASALPLVETLLAIDPAERQTATAALHSDFFSTEPYACDPSSLPTYPPSKEMDAKLRDEEARRLRAAAKAKGEAKRTRPRDRSHRARPAPEANAEIQANLDRRRMITHANAKSKSEKFPPPHQDGAMGNPLGSCRRMEPMFEHQDASFSTVVPIEKGTSQTWSGPLFDPSALGQSRRKKQTTLDAKAAAYSKQLQKEKAGIRAR; encoded by the exons ATGGGCTGCGTCTTCGGCCGCGCGGCCGCGTCGTCCCCCGCGGCGCCGACGAGGAAGAGGGGCAAGGAGAGGGCGTCCCCGcagcccacggcggcggccgaggccggGTCGCCCTCCACGGCCGCCGACGGGGGCGggagaccgcggcggcggctcgggggCCGCAGGGCGGCGGGGCCAAGGCAGGGGTGcgtccccgcggccgccgcggcggagcagctcGCCGCGGGCTGGCCGCCatggctcgtcgtcgtcgcgggGGAGGCCCTCCGCGGGtgggccccgcgccgcgccgacaCCTTCGAGAAGCTCAATAAG ATTGGATCGGGCACGTACAGCAACGTGTACCGCGCGAGGGACACCGTCTCCGGCCGCATCGTGGCTCTTAAGAAGGTTCGGTTCGACAACCTCGAGCCGGAGAGCGTCAAGTTCATGGCCAGGGAGATACTGATCCTGAGGAGGCTCGATCACCCCAATGTGATCAAATTGGAGGGCTTGGTCACTTCCAGGATGTCATGTAGCCTGTACCTTGTCTTCGAGTACATGGAGCATGACCTTGCTGGGCTCGCAGCAAGCCCTGATATCAAATTCACGTTGCCTCAG ATAAAATGTTACATGCAGCAGCTGTTATCAGGGCTTGAGCATTGTCATGACAACAATGTATTGCACCGGGATATCAAGGGGTCAAACTTGCTGTTGGATAATAATGGGATTCTTAAGATTGCGGATTTTGGGCTGGCAACATTCTTTGACCCGCGGCACAAGCAGCCAATGACAAGCCGGGTGGTCACGCTATGGTATCGGCCGCCAGAATTGTTACTTGGCGCAACTGATTATGGTGTAGACATTGATTTGTGGAGTGCTGGGTGCATTCTGGCAGAGCTCTTAAATGGGAAGCCCATAATGCCTGGACGCACTGAG GTGGAGCAGTTGCACAAGATTTTTAAGCTATGTGGCTCCCCTTCAGAGGAGTATTGGAAGAAGTCTAAACTACCACATGCAACGATATTCAAACCCCAGCAGCCCTATAAATGTTGCATCAGGGAGACATTTAAAGATTTTCCTGCATCGGCTCTGCCATTGGTTGAAACTTTGCTTGCAATTGATCCAGCTGAGCGTCAAACTGCGACAGCTGCATTGCACAGTGAT TTTTTTTCAACCGAGCCTTATGCTTGTGATCCTTCAAGCCTGCCAACTTATCCTCCAAGCAAGGAGATGGATGCCAAGTTGAGAGATGAGGAAGCTAGAAG GCTACGAGCTGCTGCAAAGGCTAAAGGAGAAGCAAAAAGGACGCGACCACGTGATCGATCTCATAGGGCTAGACCAGCACCAGAAGCTAATGCAGAGATTCAAGCAAACTTAGAC AGGCGACGGATGATAACCCATGCCAATGCAAAGAGCAAAAGTGAGAAGTTCCCTCCGCCACATCAGGATGGAGCAATGGGTAATCCGCTGGGATCCTGTCGTCGTATGGAGCCTATGTTCGAGCACCAGGACGCTTCCTTCAGTACAGTAGTCCCCATTGAGAAGGGGACCTCACAAACATGGTCGGGACCCTTGTTTGATCCATCGGCTCTTGGGCAATCGAGACGGAAGAAGCAGACAACCCTAGATGCTAAGGCTGCAGCTTACTCAAAGCAGCTCCAAAAAGAAAAGGCAGGGATACGAGCCAGATAA